The Tolypothrix sp. PCC 7712 region AGAATTTGGGCTGAGAGTACTCCAGGGTGTGGAAGCACTTTTGCCTTCACATTACCTACCCTTGAGTACGCCAATATCCAATGAGGGGGGAGCTATGCAGACCAAGCGGATTTTAATTATTGATGACGAAGAAACCATCCAAACTGTTGTGCAATTTGGTATCAAGATGGCTGCTGGATGGGAAGTTTTCACTGCTAGTTCTGGTTTTGAAGGCATCCAAGCTGCCCAAACGGCAAAACCGGATGCAATTTTGTTGGATGTGATGATGCCAGATATGGATGGTATTGCTACCTTTAAAGAACTCCAGTCTCATTCCGAAACAGAACAAATTCCGGTGATTTTGTTAACTGCCAAAGCCCAAACAGCAGAAAAGCGCCAATTTAATGATTTGGGAGTTAGCGGTGTCATTACCAAACCCTTTAATTCCCTGGATCTACCAGAGCAAATAAGTAGAATTCTCCATTGGTAGCCGAAATACCTTAGCGAAATTGTTTTAATTGCTCAATCAAATGTTCAAAATAAGGGGCAACCATTGCTTGCTGCTCTGGTTCTACTCGCTTTAAACTGGCAGTTTTAATGCCTTCTAGCCCCACAACCATTGCATCTAAAGGTACTTGCAATTCTTGATACAAGAGTTGCATATAGCGCAATCCTTCAGAGCTTGTATAGTCGGTATGCTGACCAGCAATACCGTAAGTAATACAGCGTAAGAAGTGCCAAAAATCACGCCAGCAGGCATCGGCCCTGACTGCGGGGTAGAGTCCACCACCAGGTTGGGTAATGTTGGGGAATGTAGCTAATACCTGGCTTCTGGCTTCATCGACAATTTCATGGACGCGATCGCGTAACTCCTTACTTACGGGAATAAGTGCTGTATTTGCCGATCCCAGTTGCTGAATCTGCTGCAAATCTTCATCAGTAAGATACCGTCCTTGGTCGTCAGCCGCCTGGAATAGCTCAATAGCCTCTGCTGAATGGGTATTTTGCCAAGTAGCAAAACTGACAATCCTGGCTTTTTTAATCAGTTCTCGAACTTTTTCACTTAATTGTGCCTGAGTCACTTCGCTTCGCTCCGAATTCAAAATTCAAAATTCAAAATTAATTGTTCTCATAACGAAGTTTAGGGCTTGTATCCTTGTGGTTTTCGGTTATTTTCAAAAGTATTAATTGATTGAAAAGAACTCTTGCCCCTTTTTAAACTTCTAGCAGGGTTGTGGCAAATAGCCTCACAAGTGAGCTATTAGTAAAACTTTAGCGGTAACTTGTTGCGAAACTCAACAGGCCAAGTATGAACAATTCCGAAGACTACATAGTTAATAACCTAGATTTCTATAGAAATCATCATGGTCAGCAGCTTTATTATCGCTGGGAGGGAGAAGTCTTTTGGCAAGAGACAGGCGAACATCAACGGGAGAAATTATTCTCGATTATTGGGATGAATGCAACTAAAGTTTTCATTCGTCCCGATTCTGAGTTGGGCCAGGTGGGTTATCGGATCAATCGAGAGTTGGGTTTGTTTTGCGATCCGCAGACCCAAGAAATCCTGCATACATGGCAACCCAGTTCGACTCGTCCGGCTGTAGCGATTGTACATATTGCCAATCGCATAGTGCAGGGGGCTGTGCGACCGAAAACGACGGTCATCCCCCAAGGACAAGATTATGTTACCTCTGTTGTAGAAATTCCCCTCACCTATCCTCATCCATTAGCAGCAGATCCTCAATATCGAGATTATTGTCCCGGTGAAACCTTTAATGGCACAGAATATTTCACCAGCCACATTGCCCGACCAGGGGTGAAGAATCTGCCTCCAGCGACCTGGGCAAGAGATTGTCCTTGGTTACCTTGGATGAAACTGGGCTATGGTCATCCTGCGCGCTTACGATTTGAGACCACAACGACTCGGGTTGAATCCTTTGAACAACTACATCCCAACCTGATTAAACTAATTCGCGCACAAGTGCCAATATATGAATTTACTCCTGACCAGAGTAACGAAGCAAATATGACCAGTACACTGTACTTTAAGCAGCATTTTGACGCTTACCTCAAAGGAGAACGCTTTCCCATTCCTGAACGGGTTTGAGAACGGTTTGAAACTTTAAGCTTTTGCAGGCATAGGAAAGAATGCCAATGCCCAATGCCCAATGCCCAATGCCCAATGCAATTTTCTCTAACTTAATTTCAGTGTGTCAATTCTATGGATCTCAGTCAAATCGAAACCAATCTGCAAAACCCTGATTTTCAAT contains the following coding sequences:
- a CDS encoding response regulator; protein product: MQTKRILIIDDEETIQTVVQFGIKMAAGWEVFTASSGFEGIQAAQTAKPDAILLDVMMPDMDGIATFKELQSHSETEQIPVILLTAKAQTAEKRQFNDLGVSGVITKPFNSLDLPEQISRILHW
- a CDS encoding phycobilisome protein; amino-acid sequence: MTQAQLSEKVRELIKKARIVSFATWQNTHSAEAIELFQAADDQGRYLTDEDLQQIQQLGSANTALIPVSKELRDRVHEIVDEARSQVLATFPNITQPGGGLYPAVRADACWRDFWHFLRCITYGIAGQHTDYTSSEGLRYMQLLYQELQVPLDAMVVGLEGIKTASLKRVEPEQQAMVAPYFEHLIEQLKQFR
- a CDS encoding DUF1838 family protein; its protein translation is MNNSEDYIVNNLDFYRNHHGQQLYYRWEGEVFWQETGEHQREKLFSIIGMNATKVFIRPDSELGQVGYRINRELGLFCDPQTQEILHTWQPSSTRPAVAIVHIANRIVQGAVRPKTTVIPQGQDYVTSVVEIPLTYPHPLAADPQYRDYCPGETFNGTEYFTSHIARPGVKNLPPATWARDCPWLPWMKLGYGHPARLRFETTTTRVESFEQLHPNLIKLIRAQVPIYEFTPDQSNEANMTSTLYFKQHFDAYLKGERFPIPERV